The following proteins are encoded in a genomic region of Primulina huaijiensis isolate GDHJ02 chromosome 3, ASM1229523v2, whole genome shotgun sequence:
- the LOC140972222 gene encoding protein DETOXIFICATION 33-like isoform X1, producing MVETKETQHLLHKMEPISLEIEKWKEFDPPNDVRKMGSRIWDESKMMWEIAAPAIITSVAQFSLGFVTIAFVGHIGEVELAAVSVVQNVLEGFVFGIMLGMGSALETLCGQAVGAEQYDTLGIYLQRSCIVTLVSALFLSPLYIFTSPILKLLRQDKNISELAGKYALWVIPQLFAYALNFPLQKFLQAQSKIWVMSIISLVVLLFHFILNWILLTKLGMGLLGAAIAENVSWWLVVLAQIGYVVCGFFPESWTGFSLSAFKSLFSFVKLSLASAIMLCLELWYYTLVILMVGWLKNPEIAVDAISICMNLEIWTLMFTLGFNAAISVRVSNELGANHPKAAKFSVIVCVVTSTVFGFIFTVAILATKNVYPLMFSDKKEVIEKTSKLGYFLAATIFLNSIQPVLHGVAVGAGWQLSVALINVGCYYLFGLPFGALLGYKFKQGVKGIWLGMLAGCLLQTIILIIYVLRANWSREAMKAEARLKSYSDSSLPQTEKTQGGMLVED from the exons ATGGTGGAAACCAAAGAAACCCAGCATTTGCTGCACAAGATGGAGCCAATCTCTTTAGAGATCGAGAAGTGGAAAGAATTTGATCCTCCCAATGACGTCAGAAAAATGGGTTCAAGAATATGGGACGAGTCGAAGATGATGTGGGAGATTGCGGCGCCGGCTATCATCACTTCTGTTGCTCAGTTTTCTCTCGGATTTGTGACCATTGCATTCGTGGGGCACATTGGAGAGGTCGAACTGGCTGCTGTCTCGGTCGTGCAGAATGTTCTTGAGGGATTTGTGTTCGGCATAATG CTAGGAATGGGAAGTGCCCTTGAAACACTATGTGGGCAGGCAGTTGGTGCAGAACAGTATGATACACTTGGAATCTATCTGCAAAGATCATGCATTGTAACACTTGTGTCTGCCTTATTCCTTTCACCTCTATACATTTTTACGTCGCCAATTCTAAAGCTGCTTCGACAAGATAAAAATATCTCAGAACTTGCTGGAAAATATGCTCTTTGGGTGATTCCTCAGTTATTTGCATATGCATTGAATTTCCCTCTTCAAAAGTTTCTTCAGGCACAAAGCAAAATATGGGTCATGAGTATAATTTCATTGGTTGTGTTGCTATTTCACTTTATTTTGAACTGGATATTGTTGACAAAACTTGGGATGGGCTTGCTTGGTGCCGCTATAGCAGAGAATGTATCTTGGTGGCTCGTGGTGTTGGCGCAAATTGGTTATGTAGTATGCGGTTTCTTTCCAGAATCGTGGACTGGATTTTCTTTATCGGCTTTTAAGTCCCTTTTTAGCTTTGTGAAGTTGTCGCTTGCATCGGCTATCATGCTTTG CTTGGAGCTATGGTATTATACTCTGGTCATCCTTATGGTTGGCTGGTTAAAGAATCCAGAAATTGCTGTTGATGCCATATCCATTTG CATGAATCTGGAAATTTGGACATTGATGTTCACTCTTGGTTTCAATGCTGCAATCAG TGTTCGAGTTTCCAATGAACTAGGAGCCAATCATCCCAAAGCTGCAAAGTTCTCTGTAATAGTGTGCGTGGTTACATCGACagtatttggattcatattCACAGTTGCCATTCTTGCAACTAAGAATGTCTATCCCTTAATGTTTTCTGATAAAAAAGAAGTCATAGAAAAGACATCTAAGTTGGGTTATTTCTTGGCAGCAACCATTTTCCTTAACAGCATTCAACCTGTACTCCACG GGGTGGCAGTAGGAGCAGGGTGGCAATTATCGGTTGCGCTAATAAACGTTGGATGCTACTATCTTTTTGGCCTTCCTTTTGGAGCATTACTCGGTTACAAATTTAAACAAGGTGTCAAAGGGATCTGGTTGGGGATGTTAGCCGGTTGCCTTCTGCAAACGATTATATTAATCATATATGTTCTTCGAGCTAATTGGAGTAGAGAG
- the LOC140972222 gene encoding protein DETOXIFICATION 33-like isoform X2 produces MVETKETQHLLHKMEPISLEIEKWKEFDPPNDVRKMGSRIWDESKMMWEIAAPAIITSVAQFSLGFVTIAFVGHIGEVELAAVSVVQNVLEGFVFGIMFLQAQSKIWVMSIISLVVLLFHFILNWILLTKLGMGLLGAAIAENVSWWLVVLAQIGYVVCGFFPESWTGFSLSAFKSLFSFVKLSLASAIMLCLELWYYTLVILMVGWLKNPEIAVDAISICMNLEIWTLMFTLGFNAAISVRVSNELGANHPKAAKFSVIVCVVTSTVFGFIFTVAILATKNVYPLMFSDKKEVIEKTSKLGYFLAATIFLNSIQPVLHGVAVGAGWQLSVALINVGCYYLFGLPFGALLGYKFKQGVKGIWLGMLAGCLLQTIILIIYVLRANWSREAMKAEARLKSYSDSSLPQTEKTQGGMLVED; encoded by the exons ATGGTGGAAACCAAAGAAACCCAGCATTTGCTGCACAAGATGGAGCCAATCTCTTTAGAGATCGAGAAGTGGAAAGAATTTGATCCTCCCAATGACGTCAGAAAAATGGGTTCAAGAATATGGGACGAGTCGAAGATGATGTGGGAGATTGCGGCGCCGGCTATCATCACTTCTGTTGCTCAGTTTTCTCTCGGATTTGTGACCATTGCATTCGTGGGGCACATTGGAGAGGTCGAACTGGCTGCTGTCTCGGTCGTGCAGAATGTTCTTGAGGGATTTGTGTTCGGCATAATG TTTCTTCAGGCACAAAGCAAAATATGGGTCATGAGTATAATTTCATTGGTTGTGTTGCTATTTCACTTTATTTTGAACTGGATATTGTTGACAAAACTTGGGATGGGCTTGCTTGGTGCCGCTATAGCAGAGAATGTATCTTGGTGGCTCGTGGTGTTGGCGCAAATTGGTTATGTAGTATGCGGTTTCTTTCCAGAATCGTGGACTGGATTTTCTTTATCGGCTTTTAAGTCCCTTTTTAGCTTTGTGAAGTTGTCGCTTGCATCGGCTATCATGCTTTG CTTGGAGCTATGGTATTATACTCTGGTCATCCTTATGGTTGGCTGGTTAAAGAATCCAGAAATTGCTGTTGATGCCATATCCATTTG CATGAATCTGGAAATTTGGACATTGATGTTCACTCTTGGTTTCAATGCTGCAATCAG TGTTCGAGTTTCCAATGAACTAGGAGCCAATCATCCCAAAGCTGCAAAGTTCTCTGTAATAGTGTGCGTGGTTACATCGACagtatttggattcatattCACAGTTGCCATTCTTGCAACTAAGAATGTCTATCCCTTAATGTTTTCTGATAAAAAAGAAGTCATAGAAAAGACATCTAAGTTGGGTTATTTCTTGGCAGCAACCATTTTCCTTAACAGCATTCAACCTGTACTCCACG GGGTGGCAGTAGGAGCAGGGTGGCAATTATCGGTTGCGCTAATAAACGTTGGATGCTACTATCTTTTTGGCCTTCCTTTTGGAGCATTACTCGGTTACAAATTTAAACAAGGTGTCAAAGGGATCTGGTTGGGGATGTTAGCCGGTTGCCTTCTGCAAACGATTATATTAATCATATATGTTCTTCGAGCTAATTGGAGTAGAGAG